The Saccharothrix violaceirubra genome segment CGTGCCGCCAGCACCGCACCGTGCGCGTCCCACAGCGACCGCAACCGCGCCACCGGCTCCTGCTCGGTGTCGGTGAGCGCGTGGGCGGCGATCGCCGCAGCCTTCATGACCTTGTGCCGCACAGCGGCGTCGTCCCTCGTGTCGTTCCCGACACCGGTCTCAATCACGCTGCGCACCGTAGGGCAGGGCACCGACAATTCCTGAAGCGTCCGCGGACGCCTTTCCTGGGCTTATCGCAATCTGTCACGAAGACGGCTGCGGATTCACTCCTTCGATACCGCGCTGTCTGTCGCCTGGTACAGCGAGACATACTCAGAGTGGTGCTCCGCGAGGTGTGCCCGACCCGAATCGGTCAACACCCACCGGCGTTCCGCGACGAGACCATGACCGGCTTCAAGGTCCTCGGCGACGATCAAGTCGATGTAGCCCCGGCTGGGGCGGCCCTGCGGCCGGTAGCCGGTTCCCAGGTAGAAGCGAGCCCTGGCTGCGAGGCTGTCGGCGGGAAGCCCTCCATCTCCAGCGTTGGCCACCGCCAGCATGCTGCGCCACAACCACTCCGACAACAGATGAGACGGGCGCCGCGCCTCGACCGGTACCCCGACCCCAGTGCGCGCCACCGACCGCCCCAATCTGGTCAACTCCACCAGCGTGCGCGGCACGAACCCCAACGGAGCCACCTGCACTTGATCCACCCACACCACCACCAACGACCGGCGTGCCAGGGCGCGCAACGTCGCACCCGCACCGGAATCGAGGTGCCCGCCGTCCCGCAGCACCTCCTGCAGTTCGGTGTAACCGGTGAACACCGGATCGGCATGCACGGTGAACGGAATCCGGCGCCACGCCGCCGCTCCACCTACGCGTCGCGACCTCGCTGGCCCTGAACGTGCGTCATGCTCGCGTCGCTGATCCTCATGGAAGATCGCGGCCATGTAGGAGCGCTGCCTCGGGTTCAACTGCTCCCACACCGACCGCGCAGCAGCCCGGCCGGTCAAGCTTCAGTCCGTTGATTGGTGACCGCGCTCGGAGCACGTGGGCAGCCGCGGCGGTGGAACACGCTGCACCTCCGAGTCGACACTGCGTTGATCGGAACATGTCCAAGCCTAGGCAGGGCATCGAAGCGACGCCTGCCGTTAGCCTTGGGATAACCCATACGGCGTGCGGTGCGCTATTTCCGTTCGCACAGCGCGGTGAACGGCACGAACTGGTCGACCAAGTGGAGCTTGTCACGGCGGCCGTCGGCGTAGCCGACCTCGTAGTTGACGATCCCGTACCAGTCGCCCTCCACGCTGGGGAAGCGGCCATGAAGCCGTCCAGGCACCACACCTGTGAGGTCCAGACCGGTCACGATGACGTGCCGCGGTGCGTCCGCCGGCCGGGGGAAGAGGATGTCCAGGTTCACCCACACCGCGGTGAGGACCGGCCGGCGTCCGTGGACGTCATCACCCTCCCAGCGCGTGAACGGACTGTTGATCACGACACGCCCGCCTACCTTGCGCCGGTCGCCGCCCGCACGCGGTGGATGAGGTCGCCGTACGGCTGGTCGTCCAGTTCGGCGCGGTCGGGGCTGGCGTGACTGCTGGTCAACCGCCAGCTCGCGTCGACACCAGGCGTGGCTGCGCAGGCGGGGCACTCCACGCGCACCTCGCCCCCGGCAGAGATAGCTCTGCTGACTCCTGGGACGACGATGTGCCGTCCACCTTTGCAGGTGGCAGGAAGGACGGCGATCGTCGTGCCGGTCTGATCGACTCGGTAGCGCAGTGCGCCGTCCGGCGCGGGGGGTGAAGGCGGCGGAGTCACCTCGGCAAACTACCACCATGCTCGCACATATGTTCGACTCGCCTGGAATCTGGTGGCTCGCCGCAGAGCGTCCGCATCGCGCGTGCCCGGCTATCTTCGTCGGTCACGCCGGAGGCAAGAAGCACTCGGGCCGGGCGTGTCCGGAACGAATCCGGCGGAGACTGTCGTGATGGAGGTATGACTCAGATCGACGAGCGGACCGGTCAAGGCATGGAGCAGCAGGTGGCGGACGGTGAGGTGTGCGGCGACCAGGAGCCGACTCCTGCCGAGGTGCTGGCGTGGCGCCGCGATGACGTGTTCCTCCCGGAGGCGGACGCTTGCCCGGACGAGTACCCGCACCTGCGGAACATCTCGGCCGGGTTCATCTTCGGCGGGGTGGTCCGGCCGCTCGAACCGGCTCCGCCGGAGTACGTGACGCTCCCGGCCGCCTACACCTCGCCTCAAGAGTTTCTGGCGATCGCGCAGTGGAACATGTTGTGGGAGGCAGCCCAGTTCCGGCGGCGCTTCTTCGACCTGGACGACCTGCCGGAGCCGATGGCCAGGATCGCCGACCTCGGCGACGTCAACGTCACCTTCGTGCCGCGGACACGGGCGCGCTACTTCGAGTACGCGCCGCTGTTCCACCTGCTGCCCAAGCGCGTGCTGGATATGTTCGGGCTGCCGTTGCTGCGGGGCGGCCAGTGGCCGTTCATGGCCGACTGGTCGGGTATCGACGACTTCCTGCCGCCCGATTTCGAGGAACGGCTGGCCCGTGCCTGGGCGTGGACAGTGTGGCCGCACCTGGTGTCGGGGTCGAAGATGAAGGCGTTCTCGGCCGACGACCCGATCCGGCTGCTGGCTCACAACCTGGACTTCTGGGTGCCCGCCGTCACCGCCACCATCCAGGAGCGCTTGCGGGACTTCCCCGAGGTGGACAAGGGCAAGACGCCCGGCCCGGTCACCTTGGAGGACGGCAGCGTGCTCGCCGCTGCCGTGGCCGGCAACCCGCGGATGGGCGGACAGGTCTGGTTCGGCGAGGACGACGCCCGCGACG includes the following:
- a CDS encoding sigma-70 family RNA polymerase sigma factor, which produces MTQIDERTGQGMEQQVADGEVCGDQEPTPAEVLAWRRDDVFLPEADACPDEYPHLRNISAGFIFGGVVRPLEPAPPEYVTLPAAYTSPQEFLAIAQWNMLWEAAQFRRRFFDLDDLPEPMARIADLGDVNVTFVPRTRARYFEYAPLFHLLPKRVLDMFGLPLLRGGQWPFMADWSGIDDFLPPDFEERLARAWAWTVWPHLVSGSKMKAFSADDPIRLLAHNLDFWVPAVTATIQERLRDFPEVDKGKTPGPVTLEDGSVLAAAVAGNPRMGGQVWFGEDDARDAVVETVEAADRTGRLRGILDAVRSHRIEDDFSSHWSYAREDFERKLHGKRRKVTVKFVELTDTVPVQGPESEVLGNLITNDFLTLLDGRNRQIVVLLNSGVTSKTEIADVLGYANHSAVSKRLAQIRRAAEEYFDED